A segment of the Canis lupus baileyi chromosome 21, mCanLup2.hap1, whole genome shotgun sequence genome:
TAAAAAGAAACTTCGGTAGCAGCAGTCAGGATTAGCCACGGCACCTCCTTCCCCCCAAACCTCGTTGTCCAGTAATGACTTCCGGGAGGGCCTGGATGATTTTTACCTGAAACTCCTTGAATTTTTCACCTTAAAAGTCCTTTAGGATCTTTGTTATGAGCACACTATGGTTTGTTGCAGGTTTAGAGagttctgtggggtttttttgttttgttttgtttctaatgtAAGACACAGCCTTATAATTTACAGCAGTGTTCACTAATTAAAATTGTAAGCATAATTACTATCCATGATACTTATTATTAGTTAGCATTCATAAAGCCTCAAAATTCACTTCATCCTTTCAAGTAGTGAGTAATTAGTTTCTTTGAGTTTGTAGCTCTAGCATCCCTTTATGACCCGTTTGGAAGACATAAACAACCAATCTCCCAGGAGACTGCTTTAAAAAGCTGGAAATATATTGTCCAGCTAGTACAATGAGGCTAATACAATGCAGAAAATATGACTTTTCCTTTTACTAGCCAgtttttccttgtatttattcaacaaaagaCTGTTCAGCCTTAATGCGTACAAGGAATGTTGGAGAGATAGAGATGAATCACTCGAAGATTCTGTCCTCAAAGACCTTCAGGTTTTGgtggaaagaaaataagatggtACATATATACGTAAATCGAAGCGTAGTGGTGCATTTGGTATAGATGACCTCGTGCACTGGCAAAGCAAGGAATGACTGTTCTCTGCTGTATGCTCTGCACCTAACATAGTCTATTAAAATAGGaggtttagggacacctgggggcctcagcggttgagcgtctgccttcggctcaggacgtgatcccagggtcccaggatcgagtcccacaccgggctctttgcatggagtctgcttctccctctgcctgtgtctctcatgaataaataaaatcttaaaaaaaaataggaggttTCGTAAGTAACTTTTTGGAGgatcaacaaatgaatgaataattgaatgttttaatttgtattcctcCCGAGATGCATCAGTgggatattgattttttttttttttttgtcttaatctGACTTGTTTTCATTGTTCTCAGGTATCTCAGGCAGCATGGCTGTCTCTTTGCCACCCACCCTGGGACTCACTTCTGCCCCAGATGAGATCCAGCACCCACATATTAAATTTTCAGAATGGAAATTTAAACTGTTCAGGGTGCGGTCTCTTGAAAAGGCACCTGAAGAAgctcaaatagaaaagaaagtttCCTCCGAGGGGAAACCCTCTCTGGAGCAATCTCCAGCAGTCCCGGACAAGGCTGATGGTCAGGAGGCAGCCCTGAGTCCACCAGCATTGAAAGCTCACCCTAAGTTTCTGAAGGAACCCCACGATGATGGGAAAACAAGAGACAAAGCGATCCACCAAGCCAACCTTCGACACCTTTGCCGTATCTGTGGGAATTCTTTGAAAAACGACAGGCGTAATAGGAGGTATCCGGTCCACGGGCCCGTGGATGGCAAAACCCAAGTCCTTCTacggaagaaggaaaggagggccACATCCTGGCCAGACCTCATTGCCAAGGTTTTCCGGATCGATGTGAAAGCAGACGTTGACTCCGTCCACCCCACCAACTTCTGCCACAAGTGCTGGAAGGTCATGTACAGGAGGTTTAGCAGCGCCCCACGCGGGGTTTGCTTCCCGAGGAAGGCAGCCCCGGAGTGGCTCCCCCACGCGCCCTCCTGTGACCTCTGCCGTGCTGCCCGCCAGGGACTCAAGAGGAAGAGTCCTCAGCCAAGTGCACAGCTCAGCAAAAGGCTCAGAACCGTGCTTGAGCGGGCGGGCAGGGCCCGTGGGCACCGGAGAAGAGCCCGGGCCGGGCTCCGCGATAGCGGGGCGACCGGGAAGGCCTCCGACTGCGGGAACGTGCACCTTGGTACCGAGCTCCTGGCGGTGGACTTCCCGGCCCACTTCGTGAAGTCCATCTCCTGCCGGATCTGTGAGCACATCCTGGCGGACCCCGTGGAGACCACGTGCAAGCACGTGTTTTGCAGGGTCTGCATTCTCCGCCGCCTCAAAGCCACGGGCAGCTACTGTCCCTGCTGCCGGTATCCCTGCTTCCCTACTGACCTGGAGAGCCCGGGGAGGTCCTTTCTGAGCATCCTGAACTCCCTGATGGTGAGATGTCCGGCCAAAGGGTGCGACGAGGAGGTCAGCTTGGAGAGGTACAACCAGCACGTGGCGGGCCACAAGGACTCGGACCAGACTTTTGTGCACATCAACAAGGGGGGGCGGCCGCGCCAGCCCCTGCTGTCGCTGACCCGGAGGGCTCAGAAGCACCGCCTGCGGGAGCTCAAGCTGCAGGTCAAGGCCTTCGCCGACCGGGAGGAGGGGGGCGACGTGAAGTCCGTGTGCCTGGCCCTGTTCCTGCTGGTGCTGCGGGCCAGGAACGAGCACCGGCAGGCCGACGAGCTGGAGGCCGTCCTGCAGGGCCGCGGCCCCGGCCTGCAGCCGGCCGTCTGCCTGGCCATCCGGGTCAACACCTTCCTCAGCTGCAGCCAGTACCACAAGATGTACCGGACCGTGAAGGCCATCACCGGGAGGCAGATCTTTCAGCCGCTGCACGCCCTGCGGGCCGCCGAGAAGGCCCTCCTGCCCGGCCACCACGCCTTCGAGTGGCAGCCGCCTCTGCAGAACGTGTCCTCCAGCGCCCACGTTGGCATCATCGACGGCCTGTCGGGCCTGTCCTCCTGCGTGGACGACTACCCCGTGGGCACCATCGCCAAGCGGTTCCGCTACGATGCGGCCCTGGTGTCCGCTCTGATGGACATGCAGGAGGACCTCCTGGAAGGCGTGAGGGCCCGGGGCCTGGACGACCACCTCGGGGGCCCGTTCACCGTGGTGGTCAAGGAGTCCTGCGACGGCATGGGGGACGTGAGCGAGAAGCACGGCGGCGGCCCGGCCGTCCCCGAGAAGGCCGTGCGGTTCTCGTTCACGGTCATGAGGATCACCGTGGCCCAGGGCTCGGAAAGCGTGCAGGTGTTCGAGGAGGGCAAACCGAACTCGGAGCTGTGCTGCAAGCCGCTGTGTCTCATGCTGGCGGACGAGGCCGACCACGAGACCCTGACGGCCATCCTGAGCCCGCTGGTCGCCGAGAGGGAGGCCATGAAGAGCAGCTGCCTCCTGCTGGAGATGGGGGGCGCGCTGCGGACCTTCAGGTTCATCTTCAGGGGCACCGGATACGACGAGAAGCTGGTCCGGGAGGTCGAAGGCCTCGAGGCCTCGGGCTCGGTCTACATCTGCACCCTCTGCGACGCCACCCGCCTGGAAGCCTCTCAGAACCTCGTCCTGCACTCCATCACCAGGAGCCACTCGGAGAACCTGGAGCGCTATGAGGTCTGGCGCTCCAACCCCTACCACGAGTCCGTGGACGAGCTGAGGGACCGGGTCAAGGGCGTCTCCTCCAAGCCCTTCATTGAGACGGTGCCTTCCATCGATGCGCTCCACTGCGACATCGGCAACGCGGCCGAGTTCTACAAGATCTTCCAGCTCGAGATAGGCCAGGCCTACAGCAAGGCCGGTGCCTCCAAGGAGGAGCGGAGAAGGTGGCAGGCCACGCTGGACAAGCATCTCCGCAAGAAGATGAACCTGAAGCCCATCATGAGGATGAACGGCAACTTCGCCAGGAAGCTCATGACCAAAGAGACGGTTGAAGCAGTCTGTGAACTGATCCCCTCTGAGGAGAGGCACGAAGCCCTGAGGGAGCTCATGGACCTTTACCTGAAGATGAAGCCCGTATGGCGATCTTCGTGTCCCGCGAAAGAGTGCCCAGAATCCCTGTGCCAGTACAGCTTCAACTCCCAGCGTTTCGCCGAGCTCCTGTCTACCAAGTTCAAGTATAGATATGAGGGCAAAATCACCAACTACTTCCACAAAACCCTGGCCCACGTCCCCGAAATTATCGAGAGAGATGGTTCCATCGGGGCCTGGGCGAGCGAGGGCAACGAGTCTGGCAACAAACTGTTCAGGCGCTTCCGGAAAATGAACGCCAGGCAGTCCAAGTGCTACGAGATGGAAGACGTCCTGAAACACCACTGGCTGTACACCTCCAAATACCTGCAGAGGTTTATGAATGCTCACAATGGGTATAAAAAGTCCGGCCCTCCCTTCAACTCACAGGCAGGCTTAGGCGATCCATTAGGCCTAGAGGACTCTCTGGAAACTCAAGATTCGATGGAATTTtaaggaaggcagatgcttttgaGTTGGTTTTTTGCAAACCAGTTTTCCCCTGGGTTGCACTGGGGCCTTCTCACACCCTTCACTCCTGTGGGCGGGGGGGCTTTGCCACCCAAGCAGTGGTCCATAGGAGAGGCCAGCCGTGCTGAATCCATGTCAGGAATGGATAACTGATGAACTGATTGCCCGAACCGTGTAGGGAGTTCAGAAGAGCAACAGGAGAAATCAGTTATTTGAAAGCTCAATAACTCAGAAGAGGAGTAACTGCAGGGGACCAGACACGAACAAGGAAGAGCGTGCGTGTGACTGAGTGACACAGAAAATCAAAGTCAGGGTTATCAAAGAACAGCCAGGGAAGCCGGGAAAGGAATTTGTCTTGTGGGATCCGTTCCCCACCCCTTCGATTTAGCATAACTTTGTATTGAGATatgcgtgtttttttttttttttttaatgccatttcTGTAGAattccttattttacaaatttcACAGATCTGGGCTTATTCTGCAAGAtccagaaatctttaaaaacttctaTTGGATTTCTCTACCAATAACATCTTACACACTTGGATGGCATGATGACCTTCACAGAGTGCTCTCAATGCGTTTTCTCACTTGGGACATTTATGCAGAAATACCTTACATCCaggaaaattttggaaaatctgCCCCCTTCTGGGTTTCAGTGATGTCAGCATTGAGTGACTGTAAGAGTTTAGGAAGTCACCTGCTACCATGAAGTTTTCAATAATGAAGTTGGAAGAATAAAAAACTGTTTTCTACAGTTATTTGTTGAATCTTCTGGTAATACATTTTTACTTAGCTGTCGGTAGCCAAGTAtgcttcttatttttacttttttaatttcaattaatttagcATCTCCAGCGCTTTTCTATAGGATCTCGAAGCCACagtggcttttaagatttttactcaCTGTGTAAAAACAGGTTTAATGTCTTACTGAAAATTTCTGCCCGATTTTCTCCAGATGAAACCTGGGTCAATTTTGCTAAATCCAGATTTCTTGGAGTCTTTTCCTCTGCAATGTGTTACTCTTTCTATTAAGATCAGTCTAATTTCAGTGTGTTCGGATTTTTGTAGCTGGATACTTTTGTACTCTTCTTACTTGCTAAGTTTAGATGAAGCCTGTTCATAGCGCAGGGGAAGGGTTAACATTTGTAGAGTGGGTTTCCCCCCACTTTTGAatattttcacattcattttgCCTCATTTCTCCTCACAACAACTCTGTGAGGGTAGACGTTGTTACTATTCCTGCTTGATGGAGGGTTAAATCATCAGCCCAAAGTTACAGTGATGATAAATGCCTAATCTGGATGCAAACCAGGCCTTTTGTCTCCAAATTCCATGTTCTTTCTACCAAAATAATTAaccaccatccttttttttttttttcttcaataaggCAGTGTCATAATTTGCTTAGGATCCCAAACTAATCACTGCAGTTTATAATTCTTGGGAGCAGGGATGGCTGGGTTTTATAAGTCATTATTGTGCTTTGATAGAAGAAAGTTATGGTAAAGCTCCCAGGAGCCCCCTATAATCTCTGGTGGCTCCAGTTATTTGGAGACTATTGTCTTCATCCTTAGGAATTTGGGAATTGCCAATTGCTGGCAATTTAGAGCAGGCATGGGATTTTATATGCTAGTGAGTCATAATGATATGTTAGtgttaattagtttttttttctttctttgattttattggCCATAATTGCCACTGTTCATACACAGTATATCAAAGAGCTGTGTAATTTAGTTGTCAAACGTGTGTCAGTGACATTATCCTAAATGATATGCATTTGGTGCTTAtacagggattgagccccacaatttccattaaaaaatacagcAGTGTTCCT
Coding sequences within it:
- the RAG1 gene encoding V(D)J recombination-activating protein 1, producing the protein MAVSLPPTLGLTSAPDEIQHPHIKFSEWKFKLFRVRSLEKAPEEAQIEKKVSSEGKPSLEQSPAVPDKADGQEAALSPPALKAHPKFLKEPHDDGKTRDKAIHQANLRHLCRICGNSLKNDRRNRRYPVHGPVDGKTQVLLRKKERRATSWPDLIAKVFRIDVKADVDSVHPTNFCHKCWKVMYRRFSSAPRGVCFPRKAAPEWLPHAPSCDLCRAARQGLKRKSPQPSAQLSKRLRTVLERAGRARGHRRRARAGLRDSGATGKASDCGNVHLGTELLAVDFPAHFVKSISCRICEHILADPVETTCKHVFCRVCILRRLKATGSYCPCCRYPCFPTDLESPGRSFLSILNSLMVRCPAKGCDEEVSLERYNQHVAGHKDSDQTFVHINKGGRPRQPLLSLTRRAQKHRLRELKLQVKAFADREEGGDVKSVCLALFLLVLRARNEHRQADELEAVLQGRGPGLQPAVCLAIRVNTFLSCSQYHKMYRTVKAITGRQIFQPLHALRAAEKALLPGHHAFEWQPPLQNVSSSAHVGIIDGLSGLSSCVDDYPVGTIAKRFRYDAALVSALMDMQEDLLEGVRARGLDDHLGGPFTVVVKESCDGMGDVSEKHGGGPAVPEKAVRFSFTVMRITVAQGSESVQVFEEGKPNSELCCKPLCLMLADEADHETLTAILSPLVAEREAMKSSCLLLEMGGALRTFRFIFRGTGYDEKLVREVEGLEASGSVYICTLCDATRLEASQNLVLHSITRSHSENLERYEVWRSNPYHESVDELRDRVKGVSSKPFIETVPSIDALHCDIGNAAEFYKIFQLEIGQAYSKAGASKEERRRWQATLDKHLRKKMNLKPIMRMNGNFARKLMTKETVEAVCELIPSEERHEALRELMDLYLKMKPVWRSSCPAKECPESLCQYSFNSQRFAELLSTKFKYRYEGKITNYFHKTLAHVPEIIERDGSIGAWASEGNESGNKLFRRFRKMNARQSKCYEMEDVLKHHWLYTSKYLQRFMNAHNGYKKSGPPFNSQAGLGDPLGLEDSLETQDSMEF